One stretch of Aquimarina sp. Aq107 DNA includes these proteins:
- a CDS encoding PAS domain S-box protein yields the protein MEEVNFFQISVFLLQGFVVSFLVLTLFHFRKVTGNGLLFTALGMFQFIQVFTATTMYFEIYNGITVSPGSSVLFSVTLFTVLIFYIKEDALLTRRLIYALVIANLMIVILLLLFGINLKDSSIHQVSFTMLSDFFNTNIFLLIYGTILLFIDSILIIFVFEYISKHIQNLFLRIVLTMLLILSFDAFMFSIVGFWGPMDVTNFLISGLSSKIVMSIYYGILFTVYIKYFQKEVSENSYSTFKDVYHSLTYRQKFEEAEKVIQLSENRYRTLTDISPVGIFMTKANGKTTFVNEKWCEISGLAQQEAMNDGWLKAVHPEDRKKLKSDWYNDAKRRESSHAEYRFIRPDGTTIWVLGQAIPEYNERKEIIGYVGTATDITELKLYEIELNKMKDKAEESDRLKSAFLANMSHEIRTPMNGILGFAELLKEPVLTGDEQQLYISLIEESGTRMLNIIRDIIDISKIESGQVKVFASDIDINEQVTYLYQFFKPEADRKGLQLGFNNGLPDQESIIKTDKEKFNAILTNLVKNALKYTPEGSISFGYEVKDEFLQFYVKDTGMGIAKNRQKAIFERFVQADIENNYAIEGAGIGLSIAKAYSEMLGGKIWLESKKELGSVFYFTIPYTKSKIE from the coding sequence ATGGAAGAAGTAAATTTTTTTCAAATATCGGTTTTCTTATTACAAGGATTTGTAGTATCCTTTTTGGTATTAACGCTATTTCATTTTAGAAAAGTAACAGGTAACGGGTTGTTATTTACAGCCTTAGGAATGTTTCAATTTATACAGGTGTTCACAGCAACAACAATGTATTTCGAGATATATAATGGAATAACGGTGTCTCCAGGCTCCTCGGTTCTTTTTTCTGTAACACTGTTTACCGTACTAATTTTTTACATCAAAGAAGATGCTTTATTAACAAGAAGATTAATATACGCACTTGTTATCGCTAATTTGATGATAGTAATATTGTTACTTCTTTTCGGTATTAATCTAAAAGACTCAAGCATTCATCAGGTTTCATTTACTATGTTATCTGATTTTTTTAACACCAACATATTTCTTCTTATTTATGGTACTATTCTGTTATTTATTGATTCTATTCTTATAATTTTTGTTTTCGAGTATATCTCCAAACACATACAGAATCTTTTCCTAAGGATAGTTCTTACCATGCTATTAATCCTTTCCTTTGACGCCTTTATGTTTAGTATTGTGGGGTTTTGGGGACCTATGGATGTTACAAACTTTCTCATTTCAGGATTATCTTCTAAAATAGTTATGAGTATTTATTATGGAATTCTATTTACTGTATACATTAAATACTTTCAAAAAGAGGTTTCTGAGAACAGTTACTCCACTTTTAAGGATGTTTATCATTCACTTACATATCGTCAAAAATTTGAAGAAGCAGAAAAGGTAATTCAGCTAAGCGAAAACAGATATAGAACATTAACAGACATTTCTCCTGTTGGTATTTTTATGACAAAAGCTAATGGAAAAACCACATTTGTTAACGAAAAATGGTGCGAAATTTCTGGTTTGGCTCAACAAGAAGCTATGAACGATGGATGGCTAAAAGCTGTACATCCAGAGGATAGAAAAAAATTAAAATCTGACTGGTATAATGATGCTAAAAGACGAGAATCTTCGCACGCAGAATATAGATTCATTAGACCAGATGGAACTACTATTTGGGTACTAGGTCAGGCTATTCCTGAGTATAATGAACGAAAAGAAATCATTGGTTATGTTGGTACTGCCACAGATATCACTGAACTAAAACTTTATGAAATAGAGCTTAACAAAATGAAAGATAAAGCTGAAGAAAGTGATCGCCTAAAATCCGCTTTCTTAGCAAACATGAGTCACGAAATACGAACTCCTATGAATGGAATATTAGGTTTTGCCGAATTACTTAAAGAACCTGTACTCACTGGAGACGAACAACAACTATATATTAGTCTTATAGAAGAAAGCGGCACTCGAATGTTAAATATCATAAGAGATATTATCGATATTTCGAAAATTGAATCTGGACAAGTGAAGGTATTTGCATCAGATATAGACATCAATGAACAAGTAACTTATTTATATCAGTTTTTTAAACCAGAAGCAGACAGAAAAGGTTTGCAATTAGGCTTTAACAATGGTTTACCAGACCAAGAATCAATTATTAAAACAGACAAAGAAAAATTTAACGCTATACTTACCAACCTAGTCAAAAATGCTCTTAAATACACTCCTGAGGGCTCTATTTCTTTTGGTTATGAAGTAAAAGATGAATTTTTACAATTTTATGTAAAAGACACCGGTATGGGAATTGCTAAAAATCGACAAAAAGCAATTTTTGAACGTTTCGTACAAGCAGATATCGAAAACAATTATGCTATAGAGGGTGCAGGTATTGGATTATCTATAGCTAAAGCATATAGCGAAATGCTGGGAGGAAAAATCTGGTTAGAAAGCAAAAAGGAATTAGGTTCTGTCTTTTATTTTACAATTCCATACACCAAATCAAAAATAGAGTAA
- a CDS encoding DoxX family protein, translating to MYFQKITERTLRYFVAFFIFVYGAAKPLQFKNDNGFPDKLVNELTGMELMWSFFGYTQAIPIIIGILQVTGALLLLSKRTKIIGTLLLLPIMTNIVLFDIFYDVNTGATMNAIVFLVILIILLFFERKKMIKIFKMITLKTPKDDNRIPLFVISAILASLLFFGYTYLQR from the coding sequence ATGTATTTTCAAAAAATAACAGAACGTACGCTACGATACTTCGTAGCATTTTTCATATTTGTTTACGGTGCTGCTAAACCACTTCAATTTAAAAATGATAATGGTTTTCCTGATAAATTAGTGAACGAATTAACAGGAATGGAACTTATGTGGTCCTTTTTTGGATACACCCAAGCGATACCCATAATCATTGGAATACTGCAAGTCACAGGAGCACTATTGCTTTTATCTAAGCGCACTAAAATTATTGGCACACTCCTTTTATTGCCGATCATGACCAATATTGTACTATTTGATATATTCTATGATGTAAACACAGGAGCCACAATGAACGCTATTGTGTTTCTTGTTATTCTAATAATTCTGCTGTTTTTCGAACGAAAGAAAATGATTAAAATCTTTAAAATGATTACTTTAAAAACACCAAAAGATGATAACAGAATTCCATTATTTGTCATAAGTGCTATTCTAGCGTCATTACTATTTTTTGGATACACGTACCTACAGCGATAA
- the hutG gene encoding formimidoylglutamase, translated as MNNYKKTNSAIWSGRTSNDQLYLHEKITCVDIENDEFPENEQTGFAILGYACEEGVKRNLGRIGTESAPDQIRKMIGSLSNHFDETVKIIDVGNIYCIGNDLEETQTITSNKIHQILKKQYFNIILGGGHDLAYAHYNGIKKYQPDARVGIINLDAHFDLRSVNDLGNSGTPFYQISKKNDRFKYLCLGIQEESNNKILFQTAQKLGVEYIKNTDFNIANKNQVEAVINNFINDVEVVYLTIDLDGFSSSVAPGVSAPSPFGFSIDIALFAIEQICNSKKLVSADIVELNPKYDLDNITAKLAARLVYYMIKFISSS; from the coding sequence ATGAACAACTATAAAAAAACAAATTCCGCTATTTGGTCAGGACGGACATCTAATGATCAATTATATCTTCACGAGAAAATAACTTGTGTTGACATAGAAAATGATGAATTCCCTGAAAACGAGCAAACAGGCTTTGCTATTCTAGGATACGCTTGCGAGGAAGGAGTAAAAAGAAATTTAGGTAGAATTGGCACAGAGTCAGCACCTGACCAAATAAGGAAAATGATAGGATCTTTATCTAATCACTTTGATGAAACTGTTAAAATAATAGACGTAGGTAACATTTATTGTATTGGAAACGATTTAGAAGAGACTCAAACTATCACTTCAAATAAAATACATCAAATACTTAAAAAACAGTATTTTAATATAATTTTAGGAGGTGGTCATGATCTTGCATACGCACACTATAATGGAATTAAAAAATACCAACCAGACGCTAGAGTTGGAATTATAAATTTAGACGCTCATTTTGACTTGAGATCAGTAAATGACCTAGGAAATTCTGGTACTCCATTTTATCAAATCTCTAAAAAGAATGATCGTTTCAAATACCTATGCTTAGGAATTCAAGAAGAATCCAATAACAAAATATTATTCCAAACTGCTCAAAAATTGGGAGTAGAATATATCAAGAATACAGACTTCAATATTGCAAACAAAAACCAAGTTGAAGCGGTAATTAATAATTTTATAAACGATGTTGAAGTGGTTTATTTAACTATTGATTTAGATGGTTTTTCATCTTCTGTTGCTCCTGGTGTTAGCGCCCCTTCTCCATTTGGCTTTTCTATCGACATTGCCTTATTTGCTATTGAACAAATTTGCAATAGTAAAAAATTAGTTAGTGCGGATATTGTAGAGCTTAATCCTAAATATGATTTAGATAATATCACAGCTAAATTAGCTGCTAGATTAGTTTATTATATGATAAAGTTTATTTCCTCTTCTTAA
- a CDS encoding urocanate hydratase produces the protein MTTFKEQIITGIPDTLPPKKELSAKISRAPKRKQILSIDEKKLALKNALRYFKTDWHQELAKEFLEELNEYGRIYMYRFMPDYEMYARPIHEYPSITAQAAGIMLMIQNNLDPAVAQHPYELITYGGNGGVFQNWAQYLLTMHYLATMSEEQTLHIYSGHPMGLFPSSKEAPRVVVTNGMMIPNYSKPDDWEKFNALGVTQYGQMTAGSYMYIGPQGIVHGTTITVMNAFRKTLTPGEKTAGKIFLTAGLGGMSGAQPKAGNIAKCITVCAEVNPDAAEKRHEQGWVDEIVDNLNDLVRRVQTAIKNTEVVSIAYKGNIVDVWERFYYENIYIHLGSDQTSLHNPWSGGYYPVDMTYSESNEMIANDPIQFKTKVQESLRRHANAINKHTAKGTYFFDYGNAFLLEASRAGADVMDTNKIDFKYPSYVQDILGPMCFDYGFGPFRWVCTSGNINDLDTTDSIAIEVMQEIKKNAPEEIQQQMQDNITWIQEAKENKLVVGSKARILYADAEGRSKIAEAFNKAIKSNKISAPVVLGRDHHDVSGTDSPYRETSNIYDGSRFTADMAIHNVIGDSFRGATWVSIHNGGGVGWGEVINGGFGLLLDGSDEASKRLKNMLFYDVNNGISRRSWARNEEAIFAIKREMERTPSLKVTIPNVLEKRILDKLF, from the coding sequence ATGACTACTTTCAAAGAACAAATTATAACTGGTATCCCGGATACATTACCTCCTAAAAAAGAACTTAGTGCAAAAATAAGTAGAGCTCCTAAACGAAAACAAATATTGTCAATTGACGAAAAAAAACTAGCACTTAAAAATGCTCTGAGATATTTTAAAACGGATTGGCATCAAGAACTAGCCAAGGAATTCCTTGAAGAATTAAATGAGTACGGACGTATTTATATGTATAGATTTATGCCCGATTATGAAATGTATGCTAGACCTATACACGAGTATCCATCCATTACCGCACAGGCCGCAGGAATCATGTTAATGATACAAAACAATTTAGATCCTGCTGTTGCTCAACATCCGTACGAATTAATTACTTACGGAGGAAACGGAGGTGTTTTTCAAAATTGGGCACAATATCTGCTTACGATGCACTACCTAGCCACAATGAGCGAAGAACAGACCTTACACATATACTCAGGTCACCCTATGGGATTATTTCCTTCTTCTAAAGAAGCTCCGAGAGTTGTTGTTACAAATGGAATGATGATTCCAAATTATTCCAAACCAGATGATTGGGAGAAATTCAATGCATTAGGAGTTACCCAATACGGACAAATGACTGCTGGAAGTTATATGTATATTGGGCCACAAGGAATTGTACACGGAACTACTATTACCGTAATGAATGCATTCAGAAAAACCTTAACTCCTGGCGAAAAAACTGCTGGTAAGATTTTCTTAACCGCTGGTTTAGGCGGAATGAGCGGTGCCCAGCCTAAAGCTGGAAACATTGCTAAATGTATTACCGTATGCGCTGAAGTAAATCCCGATGCAGCCGAAAAACGTCATGAACAAGGTTGGGTAGATGAAATTGTAGATAATTTAAATGATTTAGTAAGAAGAGTTCAGACAGCGATTAAAAATACAGAAGTGGTATCAATCGCCTATAAAGGAAATATCGTTGATGTATGGGAACGTTTTTATTATGAAAACATATATATACATCTTGGATCAGATCAGACATCACTACATAATCCTTGGTCTGGAGGGTACTATCCTGTAGATATGACTTATTCGGAATCCAATGAAATGATTGCAAATGATCCAATCCAATTTAAAACCAAAGTACAAGAATCATTAAGAAGACACGCAAATGCAATAAATAAGCATACAGCTAAAGGAACCTACTTTTTTGATTACGGAAATGCATTTCTATTAGAAGCTTCTCGTGCTGGAGCAGATGTAATGGACACAAACAAGATAGATTTTAAATATCCTTCATACGTGCAAGATATCCTAGGACCTATGTGTTTTGATTACGGTTTTGGTCCATTTAGATGGGTCTGTACCTCGGGAAACATTAATGATTTAGATACAACTGACAGCATTGCAATAGAAGTAATGCAAGAGATTAAGAAAAATGCTCCAGAAGAAATCCAACAACAGATGCAAGACAACATCACTTGGATTCAAGAAGCAAAAGAAAATAAGCTCGTTGTAGGCTCCAAAGCAAGAATTCTATATGCTGATGCCGAAGGAAGATCAAAGATCGCTGAGGCGTTTAATAAAGCTATTAAATCAAATAAAATATCTGCACCTGTAGTATTAGGTAGAGATCATCACGACGTAAGCGGCACAGATTCTCCATATAGAGAGACTAGTAATATTTATGATGGAAGTAGATTTACTGCTGATATGGCGATTCATAACGTAATTGGAGATAGTTTTAGAGGAGCTACTTGGGTATCCATCCATAACGGAGGTGGCGTTGGATGGGGAGAAGTTATCAACGGAGGATTTGGTTTACTATTAGATGGATCTGATGAAGCTTCCAAAAGATTAAAAAATATGTTGTTTTATGATGTGAATAATGGTATTTCTAGGAGAAGTTGGGCAAGAAACGAAGAAGCTATTTTTGCAATAAAAAGAGAAATGGAACGTACACCATCGCTTAAAGTAACCATTCCTAATGTTCTAGAAAAAAGAATTTTAGATAAATTATTTTAA